Proteins encoded in a region of the Candidatus Moanabacter tarae genome:
- the glnA gene encoding Glutamine synthetase: MNPSEVIAFAKEKDVKFVDLKFCDIHATWQHFTVPVSELTDDAFNDGFGFDGSSIRGWQGIEASDMLVIPDPGTAIIDPFVKATTLSLVCDIEDPLTREPYGRSPRGVAKKAEEYLQSTGLGDTAYFGPEAEFFIFDDVRFDSSANEAFYSVDSSEGVWNTGRDEMPNLGHKIRHKEGYLPVAPKDQLMDLRNDMVLTMIDLGIEVEAQHHEVSTGGQAEIDLRFGPLHSMGDSLCLYKYVVKNVARRYEKTATFMPKPIFGDNGSGMHVHSSIWKGGEPTFAGDCYAGLSQEAIYYIGGLLKHAAALCAICNPTNNSYKRLVPGFEAPVNLAYSARNRSAICRIPTYSNSPKAKRVEFRVPDPSCNPYLAFSAILMAGLDGIENRIDPGDAVDKNLYDLSPEDADQIKQVPDSLKGSLDALADDHKFLVKGGVFTEDFIQNFIELKNEEYDDVRIRTHPHEYFLYYDI; encoded by the coding sequence ATGAATCCATCTGAAGTAATTGCGTTTGCGAAAGAAAAAGACGTCAAGTTTGTCGATCTGAAGTTCTGTGATATCCACGCTACCTGGCAGCACTTTACTGTGCCGGTAAGTGAGTTAACAGATGATGCGTTCAACGACGGGTTTGGGTTTGACGGGTCGTCCATTCGGGGATGGCAAGGAATTGAAGCCTCAGATATGCTCGTAATACCTGATCCTGGTACCGCAATTATTGATCCCTTCGTCAAGGCAACTACCCTCAGCTTAGTCTGCGATATCGAAGATCCTCTAACCAGAGAACCTTATGGGCGATCGCCGCGAGGTGTGGCCAAAAAGGCCGAGGAATATCTACAGTCTACCGGCCTTGGTGACACTGCATATTTCGGTCCGGAAGCTGAGTTTTTTATTTTCGACGATGTTCGGTTCGATTCATCTGCCAACGAGGCTTTTTACTCTGTTGATTCATCGGAAGGAGTTTGGAATACTGGCAGGGACGAAATGCCAAACCTTGGACATAAGATTCGGCATAAAGAAGGATATTTGCCAGTTGCTCCTAAGGATCAGCTCATGGACCTTCGCAACGATATGGTGCTAACCATGATCGATCTTGGTATCGAGGTCGAGGCTCAGCATCATGAGGTTTCTACTGGAGGTCAGGCAGAAATAGATCTCCGGTTTGGGCCACTTCACTCAATGGGAGACAGCCTTTGTCTCTATAAGTATGTTGTAAAGAATGTGGCAAGAAGGTATGAAAAAACAGCAACGTTCATGCCTAAACCGATATTTGGAGATAATGGATCCGGAATGCATGTACACTCGTCCATTTGGAAAGGAGGAGAACCGACATTTGCGGGAGACTGCTATGCAGGTCTCAGCCAGGAGGCTATCTATTATATCGGAGGTCTTTTGAAGCATGCCGCGGCACTGTGTGCCATATGTAACCCAACTAACAACAGCTACAAACGCTTGGTCCCCGGATTTGAAGCGCCTGTAAACCTCGCCTATTCTGCTCGGAATCGGTCCGCAATTTGCCGAATTCCGACCTATAGCAATAGTCCTAAAGCAAAACGAGTCGAATTTCGGGTTCCTGATCCTTCTTGCAATCCCTACCTCGCTTTTTCTGCCATATTAATGGCGGGTCTAGATGGTATTGAAAATCGAATCGATCCTGGCGATGCGGTTGATAAGAATCTTTATGACCTGTCGCCGGAAGATGCGGACCAGATTAAACAAGTCCCAGACTCGCTAAAGGGATCTCTTGATGCTTTGGCAGACGATCATAAATTTCTGGTCAAAGGAGGTGTTTTCACCGAGGATTTCATCCAGAATTTCATCGAATTGAAGAATGAAGAGTACGACGATGTGAGGATTCGTACCCATCCCCACGAGTATTTTCTCTACTATGATATATAA
- the dinB_2 gene encoding DNA polymerase IV, with protein MKYGVLYMPRFALQAVLRIESFSSETVVIIVAAASRNTVVLEMTESARRVGIMEGMPIAQAVARSPEVIVRCRSKDAERSAAKAIFTYAYTLSPRVEETGKGICTVDLRGASEESLLSRGEDLLRQIEEVGFRVQIGFSETPRLAYFAAYHARPILVVAERDRKGFLNQLSLRTAGISERMAMILQQWGIRTLGAYSVLPREDVGHRLGKEGLTLWDELAGREERSLVISTLPEVFEESLELEYEIETMEPLLFILRRFLESLTLRLKLVYMVVGLLRLTLTLSNGSVYRRLFKILEPTRKVETLFRMLFSHLENVGTESPITAVSIKINPVSPQLRQRDLFETALKNPQGFSATLAKLVGVVGTGRVGTPRLSNTYRSDSFCLEPMPAVLKEVEDNSPKAVYGLPLRRLRPSVPAHVKLENGKPRFISSQFVRGCITKEFGPWQSSGGWWEKEGWACEEWDVELEKGGLYQLRREDGKWFVEGMYD; from the coding sequence ATGAAATACGGTGTTTTATACATGCCGAGATTTGCCCTTCAGGCGGTTTTACGAATAGAGTCTTTCTCCAGCGAGACTGTAGTTATTATAGTGGCCGCAGCTTCCCGAAATACGGTTGTGCTAGAAATGACGGAATCAGCGCGCAGGGTTGGAATTATGGAGGGTATGCCAATTGCCCAGGCGGTAGCTCGGAGCCCTGAAGTGATTGTTCGATGCCGTTCCAAAGACGCGGAGAGATCGGCAGCAAAAGCCATTTTTACTTATGCCTATACTCTATCTCCTCGGGTTGAAGAAACAGGTAAGGGTATCTGTACAGTTGATCTGAGGGGGGCTTCAGAAGAGTCACTACTATCACGCGGGGAGGATCTTCTGAGACAGATCGAAGAGGTTGGGTTTAGGGTACAAATTGGATTTTCGGAAACACCTAGGCTAGCTTATTTTGCAGCTTATCATGCCCGGCCCATTTTGGTGGTTGCCGAGCGAGATCGGAAGGGGTTTCTGAACCAGTTGTCGCTGAGGACAGCAGGAATTTCCGAGAGAATGGCAATGATTCTGCAACAGTGGGGTATTCGTACCCTGGGGGCCTACAGTGTTTTGCCGCGTGAGGATGTCGGGCACCGCCTGGGAAAAGAGGGTTTAACTCTCTGGGATGAACTAGCCGGGAGGGAGGAACGGTCTCTGGTCATATCAACGTTGCCAGAGGTATTTGAGGAATCTCTCGAATTGGAGTATGAGATCGAGACGATGGAGCCGCTCCTCTTTATTCTGCGTCGGTTTCTGGAGTCGTTAACCCTTCGTCTGAAGCTGGTTTACATGGTTGTCGGGCTCTTGCGCCTGACTCTCACCTTATCAAATGGGTCTGTTTATCGTCGGCTTTTCAAGATTTTGGAACCAACACGCAAGGTGGAAACGCTCTTCAGGATGCTCTTTTCTCATCTGGAAAATGTTGGGACGGAATCTCCGATAACTGCTGTATCGATTAAGATAAATCCAGTCTCGCCGCAACTACGCCAGCGTGATCTGTTCGAGACTGCTCTAAAGAATCCACAGGGATTTTCCGCGACGCTAGCAAAACTGGTTGGGGTGGTTGGTACGGGGCGGGTGGGTACGCCACGGCTCAGTAATACCTACCGGTCCGATTCTTTTTGTTTGGAGCCCATGCCGGCTGTTCTAAAAGAGGTTGAGGATAATTCTCCCAAAGCAGTTTACGGTTTACCTTTGCGTCGTTTGCGTCCTTCGGTCCCAGCCCATGTAAAACTGGAAAATGGGAAACCAAGATTCATATCCAGCCAATTTGTTCGAGGATGCATTACAAAAGAGTTTGGACCGTGGCAGAGTTCGGGTGGTTGGTGGGAAAAGGAAGGCTGGGCGTGTGAGGAGTGGGATGTAGAATTGGAAAAAGGAGGGCTCTATCAGCTGAGGCGAGAGGATGGGAAATGGTTTGTGGAAGGAATGTATGATTAG
- the dnaE2 gene encoding Error-prone DNA polymerase, with product MSAYIELHARSAYSFLRGASRPEHLVEACAAADLPAMALCDRDGIYGAPRFYGAAREHDIRPIVGSELTMEDESVLPVLVENRTGYRNLCRLLTRAQLRSAKGKSRVRWADVKFFSEGLIALTGDEEGPVHRAWLREGSQGARNVLKQLSSLFPSDRLYLEVQRHHIRGESHWLKVQFDLAEAFRLPLLATNGVSYAVPSSRQVQDVFTCLRHKTDLDAAGKLLSRNSERYIKGAAAMTTLFRDRPEAVKNTVRLAERLEFTLEDLGYEFPNYPVPGGETVDSFLRKIAWFGAEQRYGSLTPEIRVQVEHELNLITKLGFSGYFLIVWDLVNYCRENDIMVQGRGSAANSAVCYSLGITAVDPIGGKLLFERFLSEGRKSWPDIDLDLPSGNRRETVIQEVYRRYGKHGAAMTSNVITYRGRSAVREIGKVLSLSQEVIDRFTSLFSHREFPHTLDFKDRLGQAGLGKYHPRVSAMASLYRAIYGLPRHLGQHSGGMIICQGDLASIVPLENASMSGRVVAQWDKEDCEKMGIIKVDLLGLGMMAAIQEALDLTRRRGRPVDLAHISKDDPVTFELIQKADTIGVFQIESRAQIATLPRMKPKTFYDLVIEVAIIRPGPIQGNMVHPYLDRRAGRVPIEYIDERLKSILERTLGVPLFQEQILKIAMVMADFSGSEAEELRRALSFHRSQEVVEKVQIKLRRAMEQKKVSQKAIEKIISAVSSFALYGFPESHAISFALLAYGSAYLKAHHPVEFYVSILNNQPMGFYSAATLVQDARRHDIRVRPICVQRSKWFCTVESDSEIRIGFCLIKGVRSNPVEAMISERDRQQFSSLRNFRGRTIFNEEEIRVLARTGALNIFTDNRRRALWEVSEPFDQENLFSTAENKSNMPSPLEIMTYIERLRADYEGVGLTGGPHPMKWMRSNLKDCWSAQELERGRHGLQIKIAGCVICRQRPVTAKGFLFISLEDETGISNSVVPSCVFMRNRLTILHESYLIIAGSLQNVDGVACVKAERFEALMDRHLPEGMSHDFH from the coding sequence ATGTCTGCTTATATCGAACTTCATGCGCGGAGCGCTTACAGTTTCCTTCGAGGGGCGTCGCGCCCCGAACATCTGGTGGAGGCTTGTGCGGCAGCGGACCTTCCGGCGATGGCATTGTGTGACCGGGACGGAATTTATGGGGCACCACGGTTTTACGGAGCGGCTCGGGAACATGACATTCGGCCAATTGTAGGGAGCGAATTGACGATGGAGGACGAGAGCGTTTTACCGGTTTTGGTTGAGAACCGCACCGGGTATCGGAATCTCTGCCGACTTTTGACACGTGCCCAGCTTCGCTCTGCTAAAGGTAAATCCCGTGTGCGTTGGGCTGATGTGAAATTTTTTTCTGAGGGACTGATTGCCCTAACTGGAGATGAAGAGGGTCCGGTCCATCGAGCGTGGCTGAGGGAGGGTTCTCAAGGTGCGAGAAATGTCTTAAAGCAGTTGAGTTCGCTTTTCCCTAGCGATAGGCTCTATCTAGAGGTTCAGAGACATCATATACGTGGAGAATCTCATTGGCTGAAGGTGCAGTTTGATTTGGCGGAGGCTTTTCGCTTGCCCTTACTAGCGACGAATGGTGTTTCGTACGCAGTACCTTCCTCCCGACAAGTACAGGACGTTTTCACCTGCCTGCGACACAAAACCGATCTTGATGCGGCGGGGAAGCTCTTAAGTCGAAATAGCGAGCGGTATATAAAGGGAGCAGCGGCTATGACGACGTTGTTCCGGGATAGGCCGGAGGCAGTCAAAAATACAGTCCGCTTGGCGGAACGATTAGAATTCACCCTGGAGGATCTTGGCTATGAATTTCCCAATTATCCCGTGCCGGGAGGGGAAACGGTTGATTCTTTTCTTCGCAAGATCGCATGGTTTGGAGCGGAGCAACGCTATGGAAGTCTAACCCCTGAGATCCGCGTCCAAGTAGAGCATGAATTGAATCTAATCACGAAGTTAGGTTTCAGTGGATACTTTCTAATCGTCTGGGACCTAGTAAATTATTGTCGCGAGAATGACATTATGGTACAGGGCCGGGGAAGCGCAGCTAACAGCGCGGTTTGCTACAGTCTAGGTATAACAGCGGTGGATCCAATCGGCGGGAAACTTCTCTTCGAGCGATTTCTGAGTGAAGGCCGAAAGAGTTGGCCTGATATTGATCTAGACCTGCCGAGTGGCAATCGACGGGAGACTGTGATCCAGGAGGTTTATCGTCGTTATGGCAAGCATGGCGCCGCCATGACCTCCAATGTGATCACCTACCGGGGCCGGAGCGCGGTGCGAGAGATTGGTAAAGTCCTCAGTTTATCCCAGGAAGTAATCGATCGTTTTACCAGTCTTTTTTCTCATCGCGAATTCCCTCATACTCTCGATTTTAAGGATCGGTTGGGTCAGGCGGGCCTGGGAAAGTACCATCCAAGGGTTTCGGCAATGGCTTCCCTTTATCGGGCGATTTATGGATTGCCGCGGCACTTGGGACAACATTCTGGAGGAATGATTATTTGCCAGGGCGATTTGGCTTCAATTGTGCCATTGGAGAACGCCTCTATGTCGGGTCGGGTAGTGGCGCAGTGGGACAAGGAAGACTGTGAAAAGATGGGAATTATTAAGGTAGATCTTCTCGGTCTTGGGATGATGGCGGCGATTCAGGAGGCGCTGGACTTGACCCGACGCCGGGGTCGGCCAGTGGATCTTGCCCATATCTCTAAGGATGATCCAGTTACTTTCGAGCTTATCCAGAAAGCGGATACGATCGGTGTCTTTCAGATTGAGAGCCGGGCTCAGATTGCGACTCTCCCCCGAATGAAACCGAAGACTTTTTATGATCTTGTAATCGAGGTAGCTATTATCCGTCCTGGACCGATCCAGGGTAATATGGTGCACCCTTATCTTGATCGTCGAGCGGGACGTGTGCCTATCGAATATATCGATGAACGGTTGAAATCGATCCTGGAGCGCACCCTGGGTGTTCCTTTATTTCAGGAACAGATTCTTAAGATAGCGATGGTAATGGCGGATTTTTCAGGTTCGGAAGCGGAAGAGTTGCGCCGGGCTCTCAGCTTTCATCGTTCACAGGAGGTAGTGGAAAAGGTCCAGATAAAATTGCGCCGGGCGATGGAACAGAAAAAGGTTTCTCAGAAGGCAATTGAAAAAATTATCTCTGCAGTCAGTTCCTTTGCTCTCTACGGGTTTCCTGAATCACATGCCATCAGTTTTGCCCTCCTCGCCTACGGAAGCGCCTACTTAAAAGCACACCACCCGGTAGAATTCTATGTATCGATTCTCAACAATCAACCTATGGGATTTTATTCGGCGGCAACTTTGGTTCAGGATGCTCGGCGCCATGATATCCGAGTTCGGCCGATTTGCGTGCAAAGGTCTAAATGGTTCTGCACGGTAGAGAGTGATTCCGAGATTCGAATTGGTTTCTGTCTAATAAAAGGGGTGCGGAGCAATCCAGTTGAAGCGATGATTTCGGAACGTGATAGGCAACAGTTTTCCTCTCTACGGAATTTCCGTGGACGGACAATTTTTAATGAAGAGGAGATTCGGGTTCTAGCGAGGACGGGCGCCTTGAACATTTTTACCGATAATCGTCGCCGCGCTCTTTGGGAAGTATCCGAGCCATTTGATCAGGAAAATCTTTTCAGCACAGCGGAAAACAAATCTAATATGCCCAGCCCTCTCGAGATTATGACCTATATCGAGCGATTGAGGGCGGATTACGAAGGAGTTGGGCTGACGGGTGGGCCTCATCCGATGAAGTGGATGCGTTCGAACCTAAAGGACTGCTGGAGTGCACAGGAGCTTGAACGGGGTCGCCATGGTCTGCAGATTAAGATCGCGGGTTGTGTTATTTGTCGCCAACGTCCTGTAACTGCAAAGGGATTTCTCTTCATCAGTCTGGAGGATGAGACAGGGATCTCAAACAGCGTTGTTCCTTCGTGCGTTTTCATGCGTAATCGCTTAACTATTCTTCACGAGTCGTATTTGATCATCGCTGGTAGTCTCCAGAATGTAGATGGGGTAGCGTGCGTTAAGGCTGAGAGGTTCGAGGCGTTGATGGATCGGCATCTTCCGGAGGGGATGTCTCACGATTTCCATTAG
- the gno gene encoding Gluconate 5-dehydrogenase — protein MLKTDILERIFSIEGKCALITGSSSGIGRALAVGFAQAGARVAVHGTRQEKIDETLRVIEGKGCRADGFLADLTENGAPNDLVSRVCDEIGGIDILVNNAGINRRNPIDEVTEEDYDLITTVNLRSVFFLCKAVYPVMCSRGGGKIINTGSLTTVQGIAGVPVYGITKSALGQFTKTASVEWAKDNIQVNCIAPGLIQTPLTEAGLLNTPYTKKWLLDRIPCNRVGQPEDLVGLGLLLASEGSSYITGQTILIDGGFTAGGDWRPPKE, from the coding sequence ATGCTAAAGACAGATATACTCGAACGAATATTTTCAATTGAAGGGAAATGTGCTTTGATTACTGGCTCAAGTAGTGGAATTGGTCGGGCGCTTGCAGTAGGGTTTGCTCAGGCTGGTGCGCGGGTGGCGGTGCATGGGACACGACAGGAGAAGATCGATGAGACATTACGGGTTATCGAGGGGAAGGGGTGCCGTGCAGATGGTTTTCTCGCAGATCTTACTGAGAACGGTGCGCCAAACGATCTGGTTTCACGAGTCTGCGACGAAATTGGAGGGATTGATATCCTGGTGAACAACGCTGGTATAAATCGAAGAAACCCCATTGACGAGGTTACGGAAGAGGATTACGACCTGATAACCACGGTCAATCTGCGTAGTGTATTCTTTCTCTGCAAGGCAGTGTATCCGGTTATGTGTAGCCGTGGTGGTGGAAAAATTATCAATACTGGGTCATTGACGACAGTTCAGGGAATTGCCGGGGTACCGGTTTATGGAATCACAAAGAGCGCTCTTGGGCAGTTTACTAAGACGGCATCGGTGGAGTGGGCGAAGGATAATATCCAGGTCAATTGCATCGCTCCTGGACTGATTCAGACGCCTCTGACTGAGGCTGGGTTGTTGAATACTCCTTATACTAAAAAATGGCTCCTTGATCGAATACCGTGCAATCGAGTGGGTCAGCCAGAGGATTTAGTTGGACTGGGATTGCTGTTGGCTTCAGAGGGTTCTTCCTATATTACTGGCCAGACGATTCTTATCGATGGAGGCTTCACGGCTGGTGGGGATTGGCGTCCGCCTAAGGAATAG
- a CDS encoding Putative TrmH family tRNA/rRNA methyltransferase codes for MRPGNRCLPRTLKHHNSNFLYGLNPAFEALRANRRPIHRAYMADSKTRNPRLKKLRVLLDQKKIPIESAERGLLQQLCNQREHQSIVLETGPYPYVPLEKLLTQNNLILLDNIEDPQNVGAILRSAEAFGYSGILLPTKGVPPVLPSVVKASSGASEHLQICYTSTANRYLISAQKLGFHTIALDAKGDIDLNHLSVPLDSKILLVIGGENRSVGRYILASADQVVRIPQAGHINSLNASASAAIAMYRIANLQARL; via the coding sequence ATGCGTCCAGGTAACAGATGCTTACCACGTACCCTGAAACATCATAACAGCAACTTCCTCTATGGCCTCAATCCGGCTTTTGAAGCCCTCCGTGCTAACCGCCGTCCGATCCATCGTGCCTATATGGCCGATTCGAAAACACGAAATCCTCGGCTCAAAAAACTCCGCGTACTCTTAGACCAAAAGAAGATACCTATTGAATCGGCTGAACGGGGCCTTCTCCAGCAGCTCTGTAACCAGAGAGAACATCAAAGCATCGTGCTTGAGACAGGACCCTACCCTTACGTACCTCTCGAAAAACTGCTCACGCAAAACAATCTTATCCTGCTCGACAATATTGAAGATCCGCAAAATGTAGGAGCTATTCTCCGCAGCGCCGAAGCCTTTGGTTATTCTGGAATTCTTCTTCCTACCAAGGGTGTACCACCTGTTCTCCCTTCCGTCGTTAAAGCCTCATCCGGTGCATCCGAACACCTTCAGATTTGTTACACCTCCACCGCAAATCGCTACCTAATATCAGCTCAAAAACTTGGTTTCCACACCATCGCCCTCGACGCCAAAGGCGATATCGACCTTAATCATTTGTCAGTTCCATTAGATTCTAAAATTCTCCTCGTCATCGGTGGCGAAAACCGATCGGTGGGCAGATACATCCTTGCCTCCGCCGATCAAGTTGTCCGAATCCCCCAAGCTGGCCACATCAACTCTCTCAATGCATCTGCATCCGCCGCCATCGCAATGTACAGAATAGCTAATCTCCAAGCACGCCTCTGA
- the fusA_2 gene encoding Elongation factor G: MIVLKQRWPINANPLLLEPIYNIEVTVPEHNLGDVMGDISGRRGQIMGMESDGNFQIIKAQVPQMDIYRYSTVVPSLTGGCGIHSEEFSHYEEM, translated from the coding sequence ATGATAGTATTGAAACAGAGGTGGCCAATAAACGCTAACCCTTTACTCTTGGAACCTATCTACAATATCGAGGTGACAGTCCCAGAACACAATCTCGGTGATGTAATGGGTGATATCTCCGGGCGTAGGGGGCAAATCATGGGAATGGAATCCGATGGAAACTTCCAAATCATTAAAGCCCAAGTGCCGCAAATGGATATCTATCGCTACTCTACCGTTGTTCCTTCCCTCACTGGCGGCTGCGGCATCCACTCCGAAGAATTTAGTCACTACGAGGAAATGTAA
- the rplY gene encoding 50S ribosomal protein L25 translates to MKQNTLSAENRTEAGRGPSRRLRAAGKIPAVIYGVSGTRSLSIDGPGFRALWAKLRGISALIEVVEEGRESVQSLIEEIQRDPITDEVLHIDFKEISADVELQTNIGVRFVGESAGVKSDGAFLDVLSHEVEVRCLPKDLPELIVVDVSELEVGDAIHIRDLKSIEGVLFTEDRDKTIVSCVLPSLVEEEEGVDGEGSELSEEESEGQLGETSEESGEEKGT, encoded by the coding sequence ATGAAACAAAATACACTCTCAGCTGAGAACAGGACTGAGGCCGGGCGAGGGCCCAGCCGTCGCCTCCGTGCGGCAGGAAAAATTCCCGCGGTTATTTACGGAGTGTCGGGGACTCGGAGCTTATCAATTGATGGACCTGGGTTTCGTGCTCTGTGGGCGAAATTGCGTGGAATTTCAGCACTAATCGAGGTTGTCGAAGAGGGAAGGGAATCGGTTCAATCGCTCATCGAGGAAATACAACGCGACCCGATTACGGATGAAGTCCTTCACATTGATTTCAAGGAGATATCAGCCGATGTGGAGCTGCAGACCAACATCGGCGTTCGATTTGTCGGAGAATCGGCTGGTGTGAAAAGTGATGGAGCGTTTTTGGACGTGCTTTCCCACGAAGTTGAAGTGCGCTGCCTGCCGAAAGATTTGCCCGAATTAATCGTTGTCGATGTCTCCGAACTAGAGGTTGGAGACGCTATTCATATCCGCGACTTGAAGTCAATCGAAGGGGTCTTGTTTACCGAAGATCGAGACAAGACGATCGTTTCGTGCGTGTTGCCTTCCCTGGTAGAAGAGGAAGAAGGCGTGGACGGGGAAGGATCGGAACTCAGCGAGGAAGAATCAGAAGGTCAACTCGGCGAAACTTCGGAAGAGAGTGGAGAGGAGAAAGGGACGTAG
- the pth gene encoding Peptidyl-tRNA hydrolase, protein MGLGNPGLRYRSTRHNIGFRVIEEFGKRYSVRWRRDKDFEARKAELVMDSSRIFLFKPMTYMNDSGRALGAIIRYFGYRVDSVVIVYDDVNIELGDAKISVSGSSGGHNGIENILAHIGDGFLRFRIGIGPKEPREMAIKDFVLGKFTRNEQTLVNKKMENFQEGLQLLVDSGPVVAMNQINRRTKKGING, encoded by the coding sequence GTGGGACTTGGAAACCCGGGTCTGAGATACCGTTCGACCCGACACAACATTGGGTTTCGAGTGATTGAGGAATTCGGGAAACGGTATTCGGTCCGGTGGCGAAGGGATAAGGATTTTGAGGCTCGCAAAGCGGAATTGGTGATGGATTCATCCAGGATATTTCTGTTTAAACCAATGACATATATGAATGATAGTGGTCGTGCCCTAGGGGCAATTATAAGATATTTTGGATATAGAGTTGATTCGGTAGTGATTGTCTACGACGATGTGAATATCGAACTAGGAGATGCCAAAATTTCGGTTTCTGGTAGCTCTGGGGGACACAATGGGATCGAGAATATTCTAGCTCATATCGGAGATGGATTCCTTCGGTTCCGAATAGGGATTGGCCCAAAGGAACCTAGGGAGATGGCAATCAAGGATTTTGTCCTCGGAAAATTCACACGAAATGAACAGACTCTTGTTAACAAAAAGATGGAGAATTTTCAGGAAGGGCTGCAGCTCCTTGTTGACAGTGGGCCAGTCGTGGCCATGAATCAGATAAACAGGCGAACGAAAAAAGGGATTAACGGGTAA
- the rpsF gene encoding 30S ribosomal protein S6, producing MNEILDKRKYRASFILDSRGIETPVETQIEHLTKILESVGGTVEKVDNLGKKDFSRVTEQGHEGDVYLHIYFEGPPTATKELRESLRLDKGVKRVYVERAEV from the coding sequence ATGAACGAAATTCTGGATAAACGAAAATATCGTGCCTCCTTCATTCTCGACTCCAGAGGAATTGAGACGCCCGTCGAGACTCAGATTGAGCATCTTACTAAGATCCTTGAGTCAGTTGGGGGTACAGTTGAGAAGGTGGATAATCTTGGGAAAAAGGACTTTTCAAGGGTAACCGAGCAGGGACATGAAGGAGATGTTTACCTCCATATTTATTTTGAGGGTCCCCCAACTGCGACAAAGGAACTTCGGGAAAGCCTTCGTCTTGATAAGGGAGTTAAGAGGGTATATGTGGAAAGAGCCGAAGTTTAG
- the ssb gene encoding Single-stranded DNA-binding protein: protein MASFNKVILMGNLTRDPELRVTPSGTAICKMGLATSRTYTTQDGNQREETTFVDVDAFGKQAEVISKYMAKGRPILVEGRLRFDQWETNTGEKRSKLGVVLETFRFVGPRNTQETGTSSSPTPYTEDNSPPPREEPQSGKPDKEENFDDEDDVPF from the coding sequence ATGGCCTCTTTTAATAAAGTAATTTTGATGGGCAATTTGACGCGGGATCCAGAGCTTCGGGTTACTCCTAGTGGAACTGCGATCTGTAAGATGGGACTGGCAACATCCCGGACATACACAACGCAGGATGGAAACCAGAGGGAAGAAACCACCTTTGTTGATGTTGATGCCTTCGGCAAACAGGCAGAGGTAATCTCTAAGTACATGGCTAAGGGCCGACCCATTCTGGTGGAAGGAAGGTTGCGATTTGATCAGTGGGAAACCAACACGGGAGAAAAAAGGAGCAAACTGGGTGTCGTGTTGGAGACCTTTAGGTTTGTTGGACCGAGAAATACCCAAGAAACCGGGACGTCTTCTTCTCCTACCCCTTACACTGAAGATAATTCACCGCCGCCCAGAGAGGAGCCACAATCTGGCAAACCTGATAAGGAAGAGAATTTTGACGATGAAGATGACGTACCGTTCTAG
- the rplI gene encoding 50S ribosomal protein L9 produces the protein MATEDILLLQPLKGLGEEGEQIRVKAGYARNYLLPRKLAISPTDSNRKQLESLRRARDERLSRELSAAEKLADRLKAVRIAIPVKTGPGGKVFGSVTAMDLQKRLGEEEIELSRKQFTLYNPVKSLGQHSTKIRVHPEITVDLEFEVVSENLIEEDSF, from the coding sequence ATGGCAACAGAAGACATACTACTTTTACAACCACTCAAGGGGTTAGGAGAGGAAGGCGAGCAGATCCGAGTCAAGGCCGGATATGCACGTAACTATCTCCTTCCTCGGAAATTGGCGATTTCGCCGACAGATTCAAACCGAAAACAGCTTGAGTCATTACGACGAGCACGAGACGAGCGGCTTTCGAGAGAGCTATCAGCAGCTGAGAAGCTGGCTGATCGATTGAAAGCGGTTCGAATAGCAATTCCGGTAAAAACAGGCCCAGGAGGGAAAGTTTTCGGATCGGTGACAGCGATGGACTTGCAAAAGCGATTAGGTGAGGAGGAGATAGAACTAAGCAGGAAGCAGTTCACTCTTTATAATCCCGTGAAAAGCTTAGGCCAACATTCGACCAAGATACGAGTCCATCCCGAAATCACAGTCGACTTGGAATTCGAAGTTGTTTCGGAAAATCTAATCGAGGAGGATTCTTTCTAA